Proteins encoded within one genomic window of Budorcas taxicolor isolate Tak-1 chromosome 12, Takin1.1, whole genome shotgun sequence:
- the KBTBD6 gene encoding kelch repeat and BTB domain-containing protein 6, whose protein sequence is MQSREEASRSRRLASPRGGKRPKRVHKPTVSAFFTGPEELKDTGHSAALLAQLKSFYDARLLCDVTIEVVTPGSGPGTGRLFPCNRNVLAAACPYFKSMFTGGMYESHQTNVTMHDVDAESFEVLVDYCYTGRVSLSESNVERLYAASDMLQLEYVREACASFLARRLDLANCTAIFKFADAFGHRKLRSQAQSFIAHNFKQLSQMSPIREESLADLTLAQLLTVLRLDSLNIEHEQTVCHVAVQWLEAAPKERGPSAAEVFKCVRWTHFSDEDRGYLEELLTNTVVEKYCLDLVEGARQMRYGDTLCKSLVPKPESSGGSSGSGVVSCVACGGGGGGGGGGGGGGGSSSVLNVVLGSGSSSSVVPMADHPPQRLGVYAKKMVIFFGHPRDPFLCCDPYSGDIYKVPSPLTCLAHTRTVTTLAVCVSPDHDIYLAAQPRKDLWVYKPAQNSWQQLADRLLCREGMDVAYLNGYIYILGGRDPITGIKLKEVECYSVQRNQWALVAPLPHSFISFDLMVIQNYLYALNSKRMFCFDPSHNMWLKCVSLKRNDFQEACVFNDEIYCICDIPVMKVYNPVRGEWRQINNIPLVSETNNYRIINHGQKLLLITSRTPQWKKNRVTVYEYDVRGDQWINIGTTLGLFQFDSNFFCLSARVYPSCLEPGQSFLTEEEEVPSESSTEWDLGGFSELDSESGSSSSLSDDDLWVQVAPQ, encoded by the coding sequence ATGCAGTCCCGGGAAGAAGCTTCGCGCTCTCGCCGCCTCGCCAGTCCCCGCGGCGGGAAGCGCCCCAAAAGGGTTCACAAACCCACGGTTTCGGCTTTTTTCACGGGCCCGGAGGAGCTGAAGGACACGGGCCATTCTGCAGCTCTGCTGGCCCAGCTCAAGTCCTTCTACGATGCGCGGCTTCTCTGCGATGTGACCATCGAGGTGGTCACCCCCGGCAGCGGGCCCGGCACGGGCCGCCTCTTCCCCTGCAACCGTAACGTGCTGGCGGCCGCGTGTCCCTACTTCAAGAGCATGTTCACCGGCGGCATGTACGAGAGCCATCAGACGAACGTGACCATGCACGACGTGGACGCCGAGTCCTTCGAGGTGCTGGTCGATTACTGCTACACCGGTCGCGTGTCCCTGAGTGAATCGAACGTGGAGCGCCTTTATGCAGCCTCCGACATGCTGCAGCTGGAGTACGTGCGGGAAGCCTGTGCCTCCTTCCTAGCCCGCCGCCTTGACCTGGCCAACTGCACGGCCATCTTCAAGTTTGCTGATGCCTTCGGCCATCGCAAGCTGCGATCACAGGCCCAGTCCTTTATAGCCCACAACTTCAAGCAGCTCAGCCAGATGAGTCCAATTCGCGAAGAGTCCCTGGCAGATCTGACCCTGGCCCAGCTGCTGACCGTCCTGCGCCTGGACAGCCTCAACATCGAGCACGAGCAGACCGTGTGTCATGTGGCGGTGCAGTGGTTGGAGGCGGCTCCCAAGGAGCGGGGTCCCAGCGCCGCAGAAGTCTTCAAGTGTGTCCGCTGGACCCACTTCTCTGACGAAGATCGGGGCTACCTGGAAGAGCTGCTGACCAACACCGTGGTGGAGAAGTACTGTCTGGACCTCGTTGAAGGGGCCCGGCAGATGCGGTATGGTGACACATTGTGCAAGTCTCTGGTGCCCAAGCCAGAGAGCAGCGGTGGCAGCAGTGGCAGTGGCGTTGTTAGCTGCGTtgcttgtggtggtggtggtggtggtggtggtggtggtggtggtggcggtggcaGCAGCAGTGTCCTTAACGTTGTTCTTGGCAGTGGAAGCAGCAGCTCCGTTGTGCCCATGGCTGATCATCCACCTCAGAGGCTAGGTGTGTATGCCAAGAAGATGGTGATCTTCTTTGGCCATCCCAGAGATCCCTTTCTGTGCTGTGACCCATACTCGGGGGATATTTACAAAGTGCCATCACCTCTGACCTGCCTTGCTCACACTAGGACTGTGACCACCTTAGCTGTCTGTGTCTCTCCAGACCATGACATCTATCTGGCCGCCCAGCCCAGGAAGGATCTCTGGGTGTATAAACCAGCCCAGAATAGTTGGCAGCAGCTTGCTGACCGCCTGCTCTGCCGGGAGGGCATGGACGTGGCATACCTCAATGGCTACATCTACATCCTGGGTGGGCGGGACCCCATTACCGGCATTAAACTGAAGGAGGTGGAGTGCTACAGTGTCCAGAGGAACCAGTGGGCGCTGGTGGCTCCGCTGCCCCAttcctttatttcctttgacCTGATGGTCATTCAGAACTATCTGTACGCTCTCAACAGTAAGCGCATGTTCTGCTTTGATCCCAGCCACAATATGTGGCTGAAGTGCGTTTCTCTGAAGCGCAATGATTTTCAGGAAGCCTGTGTCTTCAACGATGAGATCTATTGCATCTGCGACATCCCTGTCATGAAGGTGTACAATCCAGTCAGAGGAGAGTGGAGGCAGATTAATAACATCCCCTTGGTGTCGGAGACTAACAACTACCGGATTATCAATCATGGCCAAAAACTGTTGCTGATCACCTCCCGCACCCCGCAGTGGAAGAAGAACCGGGTGACCGTGTATGAATACGATGTTAGGGGTGACCAGTGGATTAATATAGGTACCACATTAGGCCTGTTCCAGTTCGATTCTAACTTTTTTTGCCTCTCAGCTCGCGTTTATCCTTCCTGTCTTGAACCTGGTCAGAGTTTTCTCACTGAGGAGGAAGAAGTACCTAGTGAATCCAGCACTGAGTGGGATTTAGGTGGGTTCAGTGAGCTGGATTCTGAATCAGGGAGCTCAAGCTCTTTATCTGATGATGATTTGTGGGTTCAGGTAGCCCCTCAGTGA